TGCGTAGATCGTTTTCAAGCTCACACTTGATCTAGAATTTCATTAACAGCGGCAAGTGGCCCTTTATCATAGACTGTTTCGAGCGAGTGGGTTAACTGCGCAACAAAGGCTTTGTTTTCACGAATCTCAGGACTGAAAAGGACTTCGATGTTCAGCAATTCGTGGGGATCTCTACCGCCCTTAACGGCAGCTGCCTTCAAAATTGGGGCCATAGGGTCCTCAATTTCAAATGGTTTTCCGTCCATGTCAACACCAGTCAGATAACGGAACCAACCAGCAACACACACGGCCAACAGCTTGTACTTGCCATTTGGTTTACGCAGCTGCTCGTAGATGGAGGGTAAAACGTACTTAGGCATCTTACCTGAGCCCATCAAACAGATACGGGCAACGGTGTCCTGAATTGCTGGGTTAGAGAATCTTTCCAACACAGACGCAGTGTACTCTTCAAAATCGACGCCTGGCACTTTGGGTAACAATGGGATAACTTCCTCATGCATTAGAACACGGATATACTTGTTGATAGTTGGGTCGTTGACAACCTCATGTATATAGGTGTAGCCTGCCAAGTATCCCAAGTATCCCATAGCGGAGTGCCCACCGTTAAGCAGACGCAGCTTCATCAATTCATAGGAGTCCACGTCCTTGACAACCTGGACGCCAACAAGTTCCCAAGGAGGACGACCGTCAGAGAAGTTGTCTTCAAGAACCCATTGGATGAAAGGCTCGGCAACAACCGGACATTGGTCCTTAATACCCCATGTGTCAGCGACGTACTTACGCTCCTTGTCGGTACAGCGTGGTGTCACACGATCAACCATGCTGTTGGGAGAAGTGACCTTGTCTTCAATCCAAGCAgcgaatttttcatccttctttAACTTGGCAAACGCAACAAGCATAGTCTTGACTGTGACACCGTTCTGGGGCATGTTATCGCACGACATGATGGTGAAGGGAGTGAGGCCTTTTTTGTAACGCAGTAATAGAGCCTCGTACAGGTACCCGTAGAGAGTGTCCGGCTTCTCTGGGTGATTCAGATCGTTGACAATCTCGGGAGCATCAGCCATCAAAGAGTTTGTTGCCTCACTGTGGTAGTAACCGTTTTCGGTGACGGTCAGAGATACAATGTGTGTGTCTGGACTGGCCATCTTCTCAATAACAGCCCTTGGATCATCGGGTGCGTACATATAGGCAGTAATGGACCCGACAACGTAGGCATTGGCGTCTTTGATACCGCGCTCCACGACAGTGTACAGGCAATCTTGCGCCTTCATGGCATCGCGCATAGCGGCATCTGCCTTCATCAAACCAACACCGCAGATGGACCAGTCTTTCAAGTTGTGGTCCTGCATCAAACGATGCATGAAAACGGCCAAATGGGAACGGTGGAATGCACCGACCCCTAGATGAACGATCCCTTGCTTAACACCTTCTCTGTTGTAAGTAGGTATTGGTAAGGCAGATTGAAAACTCTTGAGAGTTTTAGCATTCAAGCTGGCAGTATTTGCTTCGTTTTgttttgccattttctaagattattatttttttttctttttagatATGTTTAATCAATATATGTGAAGAGCagtattgaaaagaaactacGACTGGTTCGACAATTCTACAATTCTACAATTGTTGTTGgctatttatatatgaagCTCGATAAAATTAAGTGATATTTCAGATTCCGAGCAGGTGGCCATCCCATCTTTCCCCGCCCCCTGAAGCATGATGATTTCTCTGAAGGTAACGTAATCTGTCACTTTGTTACGGGGGGATTGCAATGGATCCTCTGCCAAAACAGTGCGTACAAGACATCCATCTCATGCCTCCTCGAATAATTCGACAGCTTAATTGGTTAGTGTCCTACGAAAAGCTTGCTATATGACGTACTGTTGTGGTTTGAACTGAGACCTAAATTGGCGagctaaaaataaaagaaaaaagttgatGCAAAATGGACCGTTTGTTGAGTTAGTTCTTGTGCAAAGGATCCAACTAGGGGGAGAACGACCGAGTAGTGGGGTG
The Saccharomyces kudriavzevii IFO 1802 strain IFO1802 genome assembly, chromosome: 14 DNA segment above includes these coding regions:
- the MAN2 gene encoding putative mannitol dehydrogenase — protein: MAKQNEANTASLNAKTLKSFQSALPIPTYNREGVKQGIVHLGVGAFHRSHLAVFMHRLMQDHNLKDWSICGVGLMKADAAMRDAMKAQDCLYTVVERGIKDANAYVVGSITAYMYAPDDPRAVIEKMASPDTHIVSLTVTENGYYHSEATNSLMADAPEIVNDLNHPEKPDTLYGYLYEALLLRYKKGLTPFTIMSCDNMPQNGVTVKTMLVAFAKLKKDEKFAAWIEDKVTSPNSMVDRVTPRCTDKERKYVADTWGIKDQCPVVAEPFIQWVLEDNFSDGRPPWELVGVQVVKDVDSYELMKLRLLNGGHSAMGYLGYLAGYTYIHEVVNDPTINKYIRVLMHEEVIPLLPKVPGVDFEEYTASVLERFSNPAIQDTVARICLMGSGKMPKYVLPSIYEQLRKPNGKYKLLAVCVAGWFRYLTGVDMDGKPFEIEDPMAPILKAAAVKGGRDPHELLNIEVLFSPEIRENKAFVAQLTHSLETVYDKGPLAAVNEILDQV